AATCCTGCGCTAGCTTTCGTTTTTACTGTCTATTTGACAAGCATAATGCGATTTTAATTCGCAAAAAACCTTGTAAAAAGGCATCAAATGATACAATTTAATCCCTCTCAACCTAATCTATCTTGTCATTTCAATAATCATATGGGACACAGGAGCTGTGTGCCTAATTACTAGAAGCTTGATTTTCAGTTTTATACTGTGAAGGGGGTGGACTTGTTCTCCTACAGCGTATATCTGACGTATATCCTATTGTATATCCTTAGTATAGAGGTATTCTTTCATATTCCGTCCATTATTGACATTTGACGCGATTTATCAGTTGAGTAAATCGCTTAAAATATTTAAAACACGATGGATAAACGTAAAATTTTAATCAAAGACTATGTTCCACCGCGCATAACGAGTGAAGAACTCGAACTGGAGTGTGGCGTTGCTGCTGCCTCAGCGACCATGCAGCCGGGTGGAGGACCGGAAATTTCGAGTCCCTGGGTGACCGAAGAAACCGAAGAAACAATTAACAAAGATTGGGGATTTTTTGACTAGCCATGAAAATGATTTCAATATTAAAAAATATGGGAGCATCGAGGATGTTCCTAACCTGCGCAGGACTATTAATTGCGGCTGTAATGCTAGGTTCATGTAGCAAAGAGAATTTTACCGGTAAAAGCGGAGACCCTAAATTGGTTATCAATGTTGCTGGTATTGTTGCACAGAGCCAACCGGCCACCAATAAAGCAGAGTCTGCCGTGGAGCTTGGTGGTATCTCATCGAGCAGTAAATCAAAACCATCTATAAAAGTAGGTCAATTTACGATGGATGTCCATACTTCTAAAGAAGAAATGGATTTGAATTTGAAACAGCCAAGCATTTTAAATAGTACTGCTAAAAATGTATCAAATAATGGTTCGTTGAGGAGTGCGGTTGTTAAGATGGACGACGGTGTAAAATACCGTGTATTACTTTTTAATACAACGACAAATCGCATGGAAAAAGCTGTTGTTGCCAGCGCGGGAGTAGCATTAGAGATTGATGTTTTCGAAGGCCAAACCTATAAATGGTATGCTTATTCTTATAATTCAAGCGATCAGGCTGATTTAGGGTCAATCGACCTAGAAACACCGAATATCTATTCACAGCCCGATATGCCCTTGTTGTATGCCAGTGGCGAGGTAACTTCCGTGCATGGATCCACGCCAATTTCAATTAACTTTCAACACCAAATGGCTCAGTTGAGAGTTGAAGTTGATACAAAAGGAATGTTTGCTGATATTGTCGATATTTCAGCCAACTATGCAGCAAATACGATTAAAGGTGGCGAGTTCAACTTGTTGACCGGCGCATTCCAAGGAAACCTTTATACCGATGAGAGTATTGGTTTACTCAATTTTACGAATAAAGATGCTGATTCTGAACAAGTAAAGGTGGCGAGTTATTATACGGCAGATGTCAATACGAAATCCTTTGAAGTTGAATTTTTTGATCTTAAAGTAAAATTGATGAATGGTACTACCGAAACACTTACAGAAAAATTCCCTGATGGTGGAACTGTTGTTTTTGGGGATTACACAGGCTCTAGCAAAGGAAAGATATTAAATGGCGTAATGAAAATGTGGAAGGTGTTTCCAAGAAAGACAATTTTGCATGTAGAGGGAAATTCTGCCTATAGCTATGGCGCGTCCGTTCCAACATTGGCTTCAGGTGCATTTTTAAGAAATCCGTATAATTTCGGACCTCAAAGTAATTATTTACGTGTGGATGGATTTAACCATGAGGTGATTTCAGTCGGTGCAGGAAAACTGCAGGCTCAACTAGCAAATCCTGCTACTTATCCAGATGTCGTTATTGCTGGAATGTTTTCTGGATTTAATGCTGCTGATTATGATGCGTTATATAATTACATCGAAAGAGGAGGAGTTGTCTTTTTAATGATAGAATCAACAGGTGTTAACGTGGAGAATTTTATGAGCAAAATATTTGGTACTCATATCGATGCTGTAATTCATGATGCTGCTGGAGCCATTCATAGAACGACTACTGAAGATGTTGATGTCTTAAATTACTGTTTTGGAGACGTCAGGAACGTCAACTGGGGGCAAGATGGATCACATACGCTGTACCTAGAAGGAATCCCCGAATCAGAAGTATTTATTTATTCATATCACTCACGAAACTATGACCCTCAACGTGGAGTGACAATGTTTCGGCATAAGACAAAGCATTTCTTTTATGTTGGAGATACCAGCTTTTTATCGTCCAACAAACCGAACGGCGAGAACAGTGGATCTTATATTTACTTTCCTTTCGCTACTACGACCGATGGACATGACTTTCCGGTTCCAAGGACTGCGTTTGGTCAGCATCCATATCCCGGATCCCTTGACTATGGCGTGTACAGTGGTAACTATTATACCAAGGTCTATAATTCTGTAATTTTCGCAAATGTATTTGCTCGATTGATCGCAACTTCCCATTATATGGGAATAAATAGAAATCCTTAGAGAATTTTATGTTCGCTGTAGCTTGCGAAAGACCTAGTCATTAAGCTACTTTTAGTCTTATTAAAATTGAGAGGCTACCCTAGCGAGTAGTCTCTCTTTATTCTTTAATTTGGCTCACAGATGTACTCAACTGTTTACGAGGTAGCCTCTATTAATACTTTTCCAAGAAGCTAGTGTAAAAAACTTCAAAACATTCTGCCGCCACGAATAACATGTGTTCGTGTTATCTCTTCTAATTAAGTCCATCGGCTGGGACAAATACTTTCCCTTTAATAATCTGCAAGATTTCCTTTCTTTCCATCTGCTTCATGGTCCGGATAATGGTTTCTACGCGCAAGCCTGTCATATTCGCAAGCTGTTGCCTCGTCAACATCAGGCGATGGCATTCCTGGCAGATCAATTGCCGATCTTCGTT
The DNA window shown above is from Sphingobacterium hotanense and carries:
- a CDS encoding fimbrillin family protein, which codes for MGASRMFLTCAGLLIAAVMLGSCSKENFTGKSGDPKLVINVAGIVAQSQPATNKAESAVELGGISSSSKSKPSIKVGQFTMDVHTSKEEMDLNLKQPSILNSTAKNVSNNGSLRSAVVKMDDGVKYRVLLFNTTTNRMEKAVVASAGVALEIDVFEGQTYKWYAYSYNSSDQADLGSIDLETPNIYSQPDMPLLYASGEVTSVHGSTPISINFQHQMAQLRVEVDTKGMFADIVDISANYAANTIKGGEFNLLTGAFQGNLYTDESIGLLNFTNKDADSEQVKVASYYTADVNTKSFEVEFFDLKVKLMNGTTETLTEKFPDGGTVVFGDYTGSSKGKILNGVMKMWKVFPRKTILHVEGNSAYSYGASVPTLASGAFLRNPYNFGPQSNYLRVDGFNHEVISVGAGKLQAQLANPATYPDVVIAGMFSGFNAADYDALYNYIERGGVVFLMIESTGVNVENFMSKIFGTHIDAVIHDAAGAIHRTTTEDVDVLNYCFGDVRNVNWGQDGSHTLYLEGIPESEVFIYSYHSRNYDPQRGVTMFRHKTKHFFYVGDTSFLSSNKPNGENSGSYIYFPFATTTDGHDFPVPRTAFGQHPYPGSLDYGVYSGNYYTKVYNSVIFANVFARLIATSHYMGINRNP